The window AACCAAAATTAAATCGATACACAACAGAAAAGTAAATTTAACCAATGCCGAATTGCCTATAGGTGATGCATACAGCGGTTTTATCAACCAACAGAAGGGGATATGAAATTAAAGGCAAACATAGCAACAAGCGAAAACGGATTTATTTTCAATCCGGCAACCGGCGATTCGTTTACCAGCAATACCATCGCAGCAGAGATTTTAACCTGTTTAAAAGCCGGGGAAAGCGAGATGGAAATTAAACAGAAAATCCTCGATCTATACGAAGTAGAATTGTGCCAGCTGGAAAGAGATTGGGACGATTATATGCTGCAACTAAAGGAGGCAAATCTTTTAGATTTGTAACCCCGAAAAATAACACTAATCATGAGCGTTTCTCCCAAGCCAGACCAAACAAAAGCCTTAACCATTGCAGTTACGGGCTTAAATGCCAACGATAATCCCGGCCCTGGCCTAGCGGTAATCAGGGCGTTAAAGGATGGTTTTGGAGAAAACTTAAGGATTATTGGCCTGGCCTACGAAACGCTGGAGCCTGCTATTTATTTAAGCAATTTGGTAGATAAGACCTATCGCATTCCTTAC is drawn from Pedobacter sp. HDW13 and contains these coding sequences:
- a CDS encoding PqqD family protein encodes the protein MKLKANIATSENGFIFNPATGDSFTSNTIAAEILTCLKAGESEMEIKQKILDLYEVELCQLERDWDDYMLQLKEANLLDL